In one window of Arachis ipaensis cultivar K30076 chromosome B06, Araip1.1, whole genome shotgun sequence DNA:
- the LOC107646311 gene encoding uncharacterized protein LOC107646311, which translates to MSLSDLKNSILQKLGVLGSKWVKKLFYKIPIAVVSTVVQYDTFAVKADEDIRVLFYCVRSFPEIRIHELFAKLEVGVDSSGASAPVPSSTAAGGASSSMPAIRPYLPPVPSPSFAADLDRTEVVGSVPLENAAIFEPPHVVGTGGGLLPYMEGFGGPDQVENAMCDDDSDQEPVDIVGDSDDDAGADPHAQHRPSSSTSQQYPPHFSTLNLDALGQQEDGGNTNKDEVVLSVKDYSIRRGVEYKVIESDHLKYHGKCKEFGKGCSWLIRVALRSRKGTWEVRRYNGPHTCLETSISSDHRQLDYHVICARILPLVRADAAVTVKVLQQATEADYGFRPSYRKVWMAKQKAVAQIYGDWEESYAELPRWMLGVQSTMPGTMIVLKTSPVRLGGEVDESTVYFHRLFWTFSPCMEAFRHCKPLVSIDGTHLYGKYGGTLLLAIAQDGNSNILPIAFALMEGENAESWSFFLSNLREHVTPQEGILVISDRHNGIKAALEAPKTGWLPPRAFRAYCIRHVAVNFALTFKGKDSRRMLVNAAYAKTEAEFYYWFDIMRTENPAMCDWANWMEYDKWTQHEDGGRRFGHMTTNISECVNSVLKGTRNLPVTSLVKSTYGRFAQLFVVRGQTAEAQLGSGHEFFQALVKAIDRNLRDSRCFTVTLYDRHQSEYTVAETTPTGSFSLGSYRGSLKDHRCDCGHFQALHYPCCHAIACCAYSRLNWASYVHEVYRMSEVFNVYKQGFFPPIPEGLWPPYAGPTIIPDPNMRRAKEGRPKATRIRGSMDQSQENQPKRCGLCCQAGHTRRNCDQRRQSGEGDA; encoded by the exons ATGAGTTTGTCAGATTTGAAGAACAGCATCTTGCAGAAGCTTGGCGTGTTGGGTAGCAAGTGGGTGAAGAAACTATTCTACAAGATTCCCATCGCAGTTGTCTCGACTGTTGTTCAGTATGATACCTTTGCGGTTAAGGCTGATGAAGATATTAGGGTTTTGTTCTATTGTGTAAGGAGTTTTCCGGAGATCAGAATCCATGAGTTGTTCGCGAAGTTGGAGGTCGGTGTCGATAGTTCTGGGGCATCCGCTCCAGTTCCTAGCTCTACTGCCGCGGGAGGTGCATCTAGTTCGATGCCTGCGATCAGACCGTATCTTCCGCCAGTTCCATCACCTTCATTCGCTGCTGATTTAGACCGAACGGAGGTTGTTGGTTCTGTACCTTTGGAGAATGCAGCAATCTTTGAGCCTCCTCACGTTGTGGGCACCGGTGGTGGCCTGTTACCTTATATGGAAGGGTTTGGTGGACCTGATCAAGTAGAGAATGCAATGTGTGACGATGACTCTGACCAGGAGCCTGTTGATATCGTAGGTGACAGCGACGATGACGCAGGTGCCGATCCACATGCGCAGCATCGGCCTTCAAGTTCTACTTCTCAGCAGTACCCTCCACACTTCTCCACACTAAACTTGGATGCTCTTGGTCAACAGGAAGACGGTGGTAACACA AATAAAGATGAAGTTGTGCTGAGTGTCAAGGACTATAGCATCCGGCGAGGTGTTGAGTACAAAGTCATCGAATCAGATCATTTGAAGTATCATGGAAAATGCAAGGAATTCGGCAAGGGTTGTAGTTGGTTGATTCGTGTAGCGCTGCGTTCACGAAAGGGCACTTGGGAGGTTAGGAGGTACAACGGGCCACACACATGCTTGGAAACCTCTATTTCAAGTGATCACCGTCAGCTGGATTACCACGTTATCTGTGCGAGGATTCTTCCTTTGGTTAGGGCAGATGCTGCGGTTACGGTAAAGGTACTACAACAAGCGACAGAAGCCGACTACGGTTTCAGGCCTAGTTACAGGAAGGTTTGGATGGCCAAGCAGAAGGCAGTGGCACAAATATATGGAGATTGGGAAGAGTCTTACGCAGAGTTGCCACGTTGGATGCTCGGGGTCCAGTCAACAATGCCCGGAACAATGATAGTGTTGAAGACCTCTCCTGTTCGGCTTGGTGGTGAGGTTGATGAGTCGACGGTGTACTTTCACCGGCTTTTCTGGACATTTTCACCCTGTATGGAGGCATTCCGGCATTGCAAGCCCCTTGTCAGTATTGATGGTACCCACTTGTATGGGAAGTATGGAGGGACGCTGCTGTTGGCGATAGCTCAGGACGGGAACTCGAACATCCTCCCGATAGCATTTGCCCTTATGGAGGGAGAAAATGCAGAGTCATGGTCATTCTTCTTGTCCAACCTACGAGAGCATGTGACTCCTCAGGAGGGTATCCTTGTTATCTCTGACAGGCATAATGGGATCAAGGCAGCGCTTGAAGCACCTAAGACTGGGTGGCTGCCTCCCCGAGCTTTTCGAGCGTACTGTATTCGGCATGTGGCTGTGAATTTCGCCCTAACGTTCAAAGGTAAGGACTCAAGGAGGATGTTGGTGAATGCTGCGTACGCAAAGACTGAAGCTGAGTTTTATTACTGGTTTGACATCATGCGGACTGAGAATCCAGCAATGTGTGACTGGGCCAACTGGATGGAGTACGACAAATGGACCCAACATGAGGATGGTGGTCGACGGTTCGGGCACATGACAACCAACATCAGTGAATGTGTGAACTCCGTGTTAAAGGGAACTCGCAACCTCCCGGTCACATCGTTGGTTAAGTCAACTTACGGGAGGTTTGCTCAGCTATTTGTGGTACGGGGACAGACAGCAGAGGCACAACTCGGATCTGGGCATGAATTTTTTCAGGCGTTGGTGAAGGCTATTGATCGGAACCTAAGAGACTCTAGGTGCTTCACTGTGACGTTATACGACAGGCATCAGTCCGAGTACACCGTCGCGGAGACGACACCAACCGGGAGCTTCTCGCTGGGTAGCTATAGAGGTTCCCTTAAAGATCACAGATGCGACTGTGGCCACTTTCAGGCGCTGCATTATCCTTGTTGCCACGCCATTGCGTGTTGTGCCTACTCTCGCCTTAACTGGGCGTCATATGTTCACGAGGTGTATCGTATGAGTGAGGTGTTCAACGTTTACAAGCAGGGTTTTTTTCCACCTATCCCTGAAGGACTATGGCCTCCATATGCTGGGCCTACTATCATTCCTGACCCTAATATGCGGCGTGCAAAGGAAGGTCGTCCAAAGGCAACCAGGATCCGTGGAAGTATGGATCAGTCTCAGGAGAACCAGCCGAAGCGCTGTGGGCTATGCTGTCAGGCTGGGCATACGCGGAGGAACTGTGACCAGCGAAGACAGAGTGGTGAAGGGGATGCCTAG
- the LOC107645556 gene encoding transcription factor TGA2.3 isoform X3 has protein sequence MGSRARTVNVSSTGDSNNVVNGMPSYAPPPPMPSSSSSMGIDATNVLPSRISEFGNLEQSLGFRVEDAINLSRNPLFNQLQLKSNSQALGADVQFGALSKMQSIANSDINISAAIAGSQALSLQKDSQPNLASTSAGHRENWGESNMADASPRTDTSTDDTEDKNQMPERGESSERSKDKADQKTLRRLAQNREAARKSRLRKKAYVQQLESSRLKLTQLEQELQRARQQGIFISSSGDQTHSMSGNGAMAFDVEYARWLEEHNRQTNELRAAINSHAGDIELRTIVDNFMTQFDDIFRLKGIAAKADVFHILSGMWKTPAERCFMWIGGFRSSELLKLLVNQLEPLTEQQLMGIYNLQQSSQQAEDALSQGMDALQQSLAETLANGAPNPSGSSGNVANYMGQMAMAMGKLGTLEGFLRQADNLRQQTLQQMLRILTTRQSARALLAISDYFSRLRALSSLWLARPRE, from the exons ATGGGTAGTAGAGCTAGAACAGTTAACGTTAGCAGCACTGGGGACAGTAACAACGTTGTCAACGGGATGCCAAGTTACGCTCCTCCACCTCCTATGCCTTCTTCTTCTAGTTCCAT GGGCATTGATGCAACTAATGTTCTTCCTTCTCGAATTTCTGAATTTGGAAACCTTGAACAATCTCTAGGATTTCGCGTTGAGGATGCCATTAATCTTAGCAGAA ATCCATTGTTTAATCAACTTCAACTGAAATCAAATAGCCAAGCTCTAGGTGCTGATGTTCAATTTGGTGCTTTAAGTAAG ATGCAGTCAATTGCAAACTCGGATATAAACATATCTGCGGCAATTGCCGGCTCTCAAGCGTTGTCATTACAAAAGGATTCGCAACCAAATCTGGCTTCGACATCTGCTGGTCATCGTGAGAACTGGGGAGAGTCCAACATGGCAGATGCAAGCCCTAGGACAGATACTTCAACAGATGATACAGAAGATAAAAATCAAATG CCTGAAAGGGGTGAATCCAGTGAAAGATCAAAAGATAAAGCAGATCAAAAG ACGTTACGGCGGCTTGCTCAAAATCGTGAGGCTGCCAGAAAAAGCCGGTTGAGGAAAAAG GCATATGTGCAACAATTAGAGAGCAGTAGGCTGAAACTGACCCAACTTGAGCAGGAGCTGCAGCGAGCCCGCCAGCAG GGAATATTTATTTCAAGCTCAGGAGATCAGACCCATTCAATGAGTGGAAATG GTGCTATGGCTTTTGACGTAGAGTATGCACGATGGTTGGAAGAGCATAATAGGCAAACCAATGAGCTAAGGGCTGCAATAAATTCTCATGCTGGAGATATTGAACTTCGTACTATTGTCGACAATTTCATGACGCAATTTGATGACATCTTCAGGCTCAAAGGTATTGCTGCAAAAGCCGATGTTTTCCACATTCTTTCAGGGATGTGGAAGACTCCAGCTGAGAGGTGTTTCATGTGGATCGGAGGCTTTCGCTCATCCGAGCTTCTTAAA CTTCTTGTAAATCAACTGGAGCCATTAACCGAGCAACAATTGATGGGCATCTACAACTTGCAGCAATCATCGCAGCAGGCCGAAGATGCATTGTCTCAGGGAATGGATGCATTGCAACAATCACTTGCTGAGACATTGGCGAATGGTGCACCCAACCCATCAGGCTCTTCAGGAAACGTAGCAAACTATATGGGGCAAATGGCTATGGCCATGGGAAAGCTCGGTACTCTTGAAGGGTTTCTTCGCCAG GCTGATAATCTGCGGCAACAAACATTACAACAAATGCTTCGAATTTTGACAACTAGGCAATCAGCTAGAGCTCTCCTTGCGATTAGTGATTATTTCTCGCGGCTGCGAGCTCTAAGTTCTTTGTGGCTTGCCCGACCAAGGGAATGA
- the LOC107645556 gene encoding transcription factor TGA2.3 isoform X1 has protein sequence MGSRARTVNVSSTGDSNNVVNGMPSYAPPPPMPSSSSSMGIDATNVLPSRISEFGNLEQSLGFRVEDAINLSRNPLFNQLQLKSNSQALGADVQFGALSKMQSIANSDINISAAIAGSQALSLQKDSQPNLASTSAGHRENWGESNMADASPRTDTSTDDTEDKNQMPERGESSERSKDKADQKTLRRLAQNREAARKSRLRKKAYVQQLESSRLKLTQLEQELQRARQQNLVVNLLQGIFISSSGDQTHSMSGNGAMAFDVEYARWLEEHNRQTNELRAAINSHAGDIELRTIVDNFMTQFDDIFRLKGIAAKADVFHILSGMWKTPAERCFMWIGGFRSSELLKLLVNQLEPLTEQQLMGIYNLQQSSQQAEDALSQGMDALQQSLAETLANGAPNPSGSSGNVANYMGQMAMAMGKLGTLEGFLRQADNLRQQTLQQMLRILTTRQSARALLAISDYFSRLRALSSLWLARPRE, from the exons ATGGGTAGTAGAGCTAGAACAGTTAACGTTAGCAGCACTGGGGACAGTAACAACGTTGTCAACGGGATGCCAAGTTACGCTCCTCCACCTCCTATGCCTTCTTCTTCTAGTTCCAT GGGCATTGATGCAACTAATGTTCTTCCTTCTCGAATTTCTGAATTTGGAAACCTTGAACAATCTCTAGGATTTCGCGTTGAGGATGCCATTAATCTTAGCAGAA ATCCATTGTTTAATCAACTTCAACTGAAATCAAATAGCCAAGCTCTAGGTGCTGATGTTCAATTTGGTGCTTTAAGTAAG ATGCAGTCAATTGCAAACTCGGATATAAACATATCTGCGGCAATTGCCGGCTCTCAAGCGTTGTCATTACAAAAGGATTCGCAACCAAATCTGGCTTCGACATCTGCTGGTCATCGTGAGAACTGGGGAGAGTCCAACATGGCAGATGCAAGCCCTAGGACAGATACTTCAACAGATGATACAGAAGATAAAAATCAAATG CCTGAAAGGGGTGAATCCAGTGAAAGATCAAAAGATAAAGCAGATCAAAAG ACGTTACGGCGGCTTGCTCAAAATCGTGAGGCTGCCAGAAAAAGCCGGTTGAGGAAAAAG GCATATGTGCAACAATTAGAGAGCAGTAGGCTGAAACTGACCCAACTTGAGCAGGAGCTGCAGCGAGCCCGCCAGCAG AATTTGGTCGTTAATCTTTTGCAGGGAATATTTATTTCAAGCTCAGGAGATCAGACCCATTCAATGAGTGGAAATG GTGCTATGGCTTTTGACGTAGAGTATGCACGATGGTTGGAAGAGCATAATAGGCAAACCAATGAGCTAAGGGCTGCAATAAATTCTCATGCTGGAGATATTGAACTTCGTACTATTGTCGACAATTTCATGACGCAATTTGATGACATCTTCAGGCTCAAAGGTATTGCTGCAAAAGCCGATGTTTTCCACATTCTTTCAGGGATGTGGAAGACTCCAGCTGAGAGGTGTTTCATGTGGATCGGAGGCTTTCGCTCATCCGAGCTTCTTAAA CTTCTTGTAAATCAACTGGAGCCATTAACCGAGCAACAATTGATGGGCATCTACAACTTGCAGCAATCATCGCAGCAGGCCGAAGATGCATTGTCTCAGGGAATGGATGCATTGCAACAATCACTTGCTGAGACATTGGCGAATGGTGCACCCAACCCATCAGGCTCTTCAGGAAACGTAGCAAACTATATGGGGCAAATGGCTATGGCCATGGGAAAGCTCGGTACTCTTGAAGGGTTTCTTCGCCAG GCTGATAATCTGCGGCAACAAACATTACAACAAATGCTTCGAATTTTGACAACTAGGCAATCAGCTAGAGCTCTCCTTGCGATTAGTGATTATTTCTCGCGGCTGCGAGCTCTAAGTTCTTTGTGGCTTGCCCGACCAAGGGAATGA
- the LOC107645556 gene encoding transcription factor TGA2.3 isoform X2 yields the protein MGSRARTVNVSSTGDSNNVVNGMPSYAPPPPMPSSSSSMGIDATNVLPSRISEFGNLEQSLGFRVEDAINLSRNPLFNQLQLKSNSQALGADVQFGALSKSIANSDINISAAIAGSQALSLQKDSQPNLASTSAGHRENWGESNMADASPRTDTSTDDTEDKNQMPERGESSERSKDKADQKTLRRLAQNREAARKSRLRKKAYVQQLESSRLKLTQLEQELQRARQQNLVVNLLQGIFISSSGDQTHSMSGNGAMAFDVEYARWLEEHNRQTNELRAAINSHAGDIELRTIVDNFMTQFDDIFRLKGIAAKADVFHILSGMWKTPAERCFMWIGGFRSSELLKLLVNQLEPLTEQQLMGIYNLQQSSQQAEDALSQGMDALQQSLAETLANGAPNPSGSSGNVANYMGQMAMAMGKLGTLEGFLRQADNLRQQTLQQMLRILTTRQSARALLAISDYFSRLRALSSLWLARPRE from the exons ATGGGTAGTAGAGCTAGAACAGTTAACGTTAGCAGCACTGGGGACAGTAACAACGTTGTCAACGGGATGCCAAGTTACGCTCCTCCACCTCCTATGCCTTCTTCTTCTAGTTCCAT GGGCATTGATGCAACTAATGTTCTTCCTTCTCGAATTTCTGAATTTGGAAACCTTGAACAATCTCTAGGATTTCGCGTTGAGGATGCCATTAATCTTAGCAGAA ATCCATTGTTTAATCAACTTCAACTGAAATCAAATAGCCAAGCTCTAGGTGCTGATGTTCAATTTGGTGCTTTAAGTAAG TCAATTGCAAACTCGGATATAAACATATCTGCGGCAATTGCCGGCTCTCAAGCGTTGTCATTACAAAAGGATTCGCAACCAAATCTGGCTTCGACATCTGCTGGTCATCGTGAGAACTGGGGAGAGTCCAACATGGCAGATGCAAGCCCTAGGACAGATACTTCAACAGATGATACAGAAGATAAAAATCAAATG CCTGAAAGGGGTGAATCCAGTGAAAGATCAAAAGATAAAGCAGATCAAAAG ACGTTACGGCGGCTTGCTCAAAATCGTGAGGCTGCCAGAAAAAGCCGGTTGAGGAAAAAG GCATATGTGCAACAATTAGAGAGCAGTAGGCTGAAACTGACCCAACTTGAGCAGGAGCTGCAGCGAGCCCGCCAGCAG AATTTGGTCGTTAATCTTTTGCAGGGAATATTTATTTCAAGCTCAGGAGATCAGACCCATTCAATGAGTGGAAATG GTGCTATGGCTTTTGACGTAGAGTATGCACGATGGTTGGAAGAGCATAATAGGCAAACCAATGAGCTAAGGGCTGCAATAAATTCTCATGCTGGAGATATTGAACTTCGTACTATTGTCGACAATTTCATGACGCAATTTGATGACATCTTCAGGCTCAAAGGTATTGCTGCAAAAGCCGATGTTTTCCACATTCTTTCAGGGATGTGGAAGACTCCAGCTGAGAGGTGTTTCATGTGGATCGGAGGCTTTCGCTCATCCGAGCTTCTTAAA CTTCTTGTAAATCAACTGGAGCCATTAACCGAGCAACAATTGATGGGCATCTACAACTTGCAGCAATCATCGCAGCAGGCCGAAGATGCATTGTCTCAGGGAATGGATGCATTGCAACAATCACTTGCTGAGACATTGGCGAATGGTGCACCCAACCCATCAGGCTCTTCAGGAAACGTAGCAAACTATATGGGGCAAATGGCTATGGCCATGGGAAAGCTCGGTACTCTTGAAGGGTTTCTTCGCCAG GCTGATAATCTGCGGCAACAAACATTACAACAAATGCTTCGAATTTTGACAACTAGGCAATCAGCTAGAGCTCTCCTTGCGATTAGTGATTATTTCTCGCGGCTGCGAGCTCTAAGTTCTTTGTGGCTTGCCCGACCAAGGGAATGA
- the LOC107645556 gene encoding transcription factor TGA2.3 isoform X4, with translation MGSRARTVNVSSTGDSNNVVNGMPSYAPPPPMPSSSSSMGIDATNVLPSRISEFGNLEQSLGFRVEDAINLSRNPLFNQLQLKSNSQALGADVQFGALSKSIANSDINISAAIAGSQALSLQKDSQPNLASTSAGHRENWGESNMADASPRTDTSTDDTEDKNQMPERGESSERSKDKADQKTLRRLAQNREAARKSRLRKKAYVQQLESSRLKLTQLEQELQRARQQGIFISSSGDQTHSMSGNGAMAFDVEYARWLEEHNRQTNELRAAINSHAGDIELRTIVDNFMTQFDDIFRLKGIAAKADVFHILSGMWKTPAERCFMWIGGFRSSELLKLLVNQLEPLTEQQLMGIYNLQQSSQQAEDALSQGMDALQQSLAETLANGAPNPSGSSGNVANYMGQMAMAMGKLGTLEGFLRQADNLRQQTLQQMLRILTTRQSARALLAISDYFSRLRALSSLWLARPRE, from the exons ATGGGTAGTAGAGCTAGAACAGTTAACGTTAGCAGCACTGGGGACAGTAACAACGTTGTCAACGGGATGCCAAGTTACGCTCCTCCACCTCCTATGCCTTCTTCTTCTAGTTCCAT GGGCATTGATGCAACTAATGTTCTTCCTTCTCGAATTTCTGAATTTGGAAACCTTGAACAATCTCTAGGATTTCGCGTTGAGGATGCCATTAATCTTAGCAGAA ATCCATTGTTTAATCAACTTCAACTGAAATCAAATAGCCAAGCTCTAGGTGCTGATGTTCAATTTGGTGCTTTAAGTAAG TCAATTGCAAACTCGGATATAAACATATCTGCGGCAATTGCCGGCTCTCAAGCGTTGTCATTACAAAAGGATTCGCAACCAAATCTGGCTTCGACATCTGCTGGTCATCGTGAGAACTGGGGAGAGTCCAACATGGCAGATGCAAGCCCTAGGACAGATACTTCAACAGATGATACAGAAGATAAAAATCAAATG CCTGAAAGGGGTGAATCCAGTGAAAGATCAAAAGATAAAGCAGATCAAAAG ACGTTACGGCGGCTTGCTCAAAATCGTGAGGCTGCCAGAAAAAGCCGGTTGAGGAAAAAG GCATATGTGCAACAATTAGAGAGCAGTAGGCTGAAACTGACCCAACTTGAGCAGGAGCTGCAGCGAGCCCGCCAGCAG GGAATATTTATTTCAAGCTCAGGAGATCAGACCCATTCAATGAGTGGAAATG GTGCTATGGCTTTTGACGTAGAGTATGCACGATGGTTGGAAGAGCATAATAGGCAAACCAATGAGCTAAGGGCTGCAATAAATTCTCATGCTGGAGATATTGAACTTCGTACTATTGTCGACAATTTCATGACGCAATTTGATGACATCTTCAGGCTCAAAGGTATTGCTGCAAAAGCCGATGTTTTCCACATTCTTTCAGGGATGTGGAAGACTCCAGCTGAGAGGTGTTTCATGTGGATCGGAGGCTTTCGCTCATCCGAGCTTCTTAAA CTTCTTGTAAATCAACTGGAGCCATTAACCGAGCAACAATTGATGGGCATCTACAACTTGCAGCAATCATCGCAGCAGGCCGAAGATGCATTGTCTCAGGGAATGGATGCATTGCAACAATCACTTGCTGAGACATTGGCGAATGGTGCACCCAACCCATCAGGCTCTTCAGGAAACGTAGCAAACTATATGGGGCAAATGGCTATGGCCATGGGAAAGCTCGGTACTCTTGAAGGGTTTCTTCGCCAG GCTGATAATCTGCGGCAACAAACATTACAACAAATGCTTCGAATTTTGACAACTAGGCAATCAGCTAGAGCTCTCCTTGCGATTAGTGATTATTTCTCGCGGCTGCGAGCTCTAAGTTCTTTGTGGCTTGCCCGACCAAGGGAATGA
- the LOC107645556 gene encoding transcription factor TGA2.3 isoform X5: MTCQDPLFNQLQLKSNSQALGADVQFGALSKMQSIANSDINISAAIAGSQALSLQKDSQPNLASTSAGHRENWGESNMADASPRTDTSTDDTEDKNQMPERGESSERSKDKADQKTLRRLAQNREAARKSRLRKKAYVQQLESSRLKLTQLEQELQRARQQNLVVNLLQGIFISSSGDQTHSMSGNGAMAFDVEYARWLEEHNRQTNELRAAINSHAGDIELRTIVDNFMTQFDDIFRLKGIAAKADVFHILSGMWKTPAERCFMWIGGFRSSELLKLLVNQLEPLTEQQLMGIYNLQQSSQQAEDALSQGMDALQQSLAETLANGAPNPSGSSGNVANYMGQMAMAMGKLGTLEGFLRQADNLRQQTLQQMLRILTTRQSARALLAISDYFSRLRALSSLWLARPRE; the protein is encoded by the exons ATGACATGCCAAG ATCCATTGTTTAATCAACTTCAACTGAAATCAAATAGCCAAGCTCTAGGTGCTGATGTTCAATTTGGTGCTTTAAGTAAG ATGCAGTCAATTGCAAACTCGGATATAAACATATCTGCGGCAATTGCCGGCTCTCAAGCGTTGTCATTACAAAAGGATTCGCAACCAAATCTGGCTTCGACATCTGCTGGTCATCGTGAGAACTGGGGAGAGTCCAACATGGCAGATGCAAGCCCTAGGACAGATACTTCAACAGATGATACAGAAGATAAAAATCAAATG CCTGAAAGGGGTGAATCCAGTGAAAGATCAAAAGATAAAGCAGATCAAAAG ACGTTACGGCGGCTTGCTCAAAATCGTGAGGCTGCCAGAAAAAGCCGGTTGAGGAAAAAG GCATATGTGCAACAATTAGAGAGCAGTAGGCTGAAACTGACCCAACTTGAGCAGGAGCTGCAGCGAGCCCGCCAGCAG AATTTGGTCGTTAATCTTTTGCAGGGAATATTTATTTCAAGCTCAGGAGATCAGACCCATTCAATGAGTGGAAATG GTGCTATGGCTTTTGACGTAGAGTATGCACGATGGTTGGAAGAGCATAATAGGCAAACCAATGAGCTAAGGGCTGCAATAAATTCTCATGCTGGAGATATTGAACTTCGTACTATTGTCGACAATTTCATGACGCAATTTGATGACATCTTCAGGCTCAAAGGTATTGCTGCAAAAGCCGATGTTTTCCACATTCTTTCAGGGATGTGGAAGACTCCAGCTGAGAGGTGTTTCATGTGGATCGGAGGCTTTCGCTCATCCGAGCTTCTTAAA CTTCTTGTAAATCAACTGGAGCCATTAACCGAGCAACAATTGATGGGCATCTACAACTTGCAGCAATCATCGCAGCAGGCCGAAGATGCATTGTCTCAGGGAATGGATGCATTGCAACAATCACTTGCTGAGACATTGGCGAATGGTGCACCCAACCCATCAGGCTCTTCAGGAAACGTAGCAAACTATATGGGGCAAATGGCTATGGCCATGGGAAAGCTCGGTACTCTTGAAGGGTTTCTTCGCCAG GCTGATAATCTGCGGCAACAAACATTACAACAAATGCTTCGAATTTTGACAACTAGGCAATCAGCTAGAGCTCTCCTTGCGATTAGTGATTATTTCTCGCGGCTGCGAGCTCTAAGTTCTTTGTGGCTTGCCCGACCAAGGGAATGA
- the LOC107645556 gene encoding transcription factor TGA2.3 isoform X6 — protein MTCQDPLFNQLQLKSNSQALGADVQFGALSKSIANSDINISAAIAGSQALSLQKDSQPNLASTSAGHRENWGESNMADASPRTDTSTDDTEDKNQMPERGESSERSKDKADQKTLRRLAQNREAARKSRLRKKAYVQQLESSRLKLTQLEQELQRARQQNLVVNLLQGIFISSSGDQTHSMSGNGAMAFDVEYARWLEEHNRQTNELRAAINSHAGDIELRTIVDNFMTQFDDIFRLKGIAAKADVFHILSGMWKTPAERCFMWIGGFRSSELLKLLVNQLEPLTEQQLMGIYNLQQSSQQAEDALSQGMDALQQSLAETLANGAPNPSGSSGNVANYMGQMAMAMGKLGTLEGFLRQADNLRQQTLQQMLRILTTRQSARALLAISDYFSRLRALSSLWLARPRE, from the exons ATGACATGCCAAG ATCCATTGTTTAATCAACTTCAACTGAAATCAAATAGCCAAGCTCTAGGTGCTGATGTTCAATTTGGTGCTTTAAGTAAG TCAATTGCAAACTCGGATATAAACATATCTGCGGCAATTGCCGGCTCTCAAGCGTTGTCATTACAAAAGGATTCGCAACCAAATCTGGCTTCGACATCTGCTGGTCATCGTGAGAACTGGGGAGAGTCCAACATGGCAGATGCAAGCCCTAGGACAGATACTTCAACAGATGATACAGAAGATAAAAATCAAATG CCTGAAAGGGGTGAATCCAGTGAAAGATCAAAAGATAAAGCAGATCAAAAG ACGTTACGGCGGCTTGCTCAAAATCGTGAGGCTGCCAGAAAAAGCCGGTTGAGGAAAAAG GCATATGTGCAACAATTAGAGAGCAGTAGGCTGAAACTGACCCAACTTGAGCAGGAGCTGCAGCGAGCCCGCCAGCAG AATTTGGTCGTTAATCTTTTGCAGGGAATATTTATTTCAAGCTCAGGAGATCAGACCCATTCAATGAGTGGAAATG GTGCTATGGCTTTTGACGTAGAGTATGCACGATGGTTGGAAGAGCATAATAGGCAAACCAATGAGCTAAGGGCTGCAATAAATTCTCATGCTGGAGATATTGAACTTCGTACTATTGTCGACAATTTCATGACGCAATTTGATGACATCTTCAGGCTCAAAGGTATTGCTGCAAAAGCCGATGTTTTCCACATTCTTTCAGGGATGTGGAAGACTCCAGCTGAGAGGTGTTTCATGTGGATCGGAGGCTTTCGCTCATCCGAGCTTCTTAAA CTTCTTGTAAATCAACTGGAGCCATTAACCGAGCAACAATTGATGGGCATCTACAACTTGCAGCAATCATCGCAGCAGGCCGAAGATGCATTGTCTCAGGGAATGGATGCATTGCAACAATCACTTGCTGAGACATTGGCGAATGGTGCACCCAACCCATCAGGCTCTTCAGGAAACGTAGCAAACTATATGGGGCAAATGGCTATGGCCATGGGAAAGCTCGGTACTCTTGAAGGGTTTCTTCGCCAG GCTGATAATCTGCGGCAACAAACATTACAACAAATGCTTCGAATTTTGACAACTAGGCAATCAGCTAGAGCTCTCCTTGCGATTAGTGATTATTTCTCGCGGCTGCGAGCTCTAAGTTCTTTGTGGCTTGCCCGACCAAGGGAATGA